One genomic segment of Verrucomicrobiota bacterium includes these proteins:
- a CDS encoding ribonuclease PH yields MSDNLTESPARPDGRRANELRPVRFHNHIAPHATGSTLIEWGQTRVICGVTVEDTVPRWMKEQNVPGGWITAEYSMLPYSTLQRKPRDISKGKIDGRSQEIQRLIGRSIRAAVDLQKIGPRTIWIDCDVLQADGGTRTAAITGSFVALRFAIGKLLAEGKLTEDPLLNPVAAVSVGIVKGQALLDLCYAEDAGAEVDLNVVLTSTGEFIELQGSGEEATFTESQLAQMIDLAKTGLRQLFERQGTALKARNGTEWVGR; encoded by the coding sequence ATGAGCGACAACTTGACCGAATCCCCCGCGCGCCCCGATGGGCGGCGTGCGAACGAATTGCGCCCCGTGCGGTTTCACAACCACATCGCCCCGCACGCGACGGGTTCGACCTTGATTGAATGGGGTCAAACCCGCGTCATTTGCGGCGTGACCGTGGAGGACACCGTCCCGCGCTGGATGAAGGAACAGAACGTTCCCGGCGGCTGGATCACCGCCGAATACTCGATGCTCCCTTACTCGACTTTGCAGCGCAAGCCACGAGACATTTCCAAAGGCAAGATCGACGGCCGTTCGCAGGAGATTCAGCGTTTGATCGGACGCTCGATCCGCGCGGCGGTCGATCTGCAAAAAATCGGCCCGCGCACGATCTGGATCGATTGCGACGTGCTCCAGGCCGATGGCGGCACGCGCACCGCAGCCATTACCGGATCGTTCGTCGCGTTGCGATTCGCCATCGGAAAGCTGCTGGCAGAAGGCAAGCTCACGGAGGATCCGCTGCTGAATCCTGTCGCCGCGGTCAGCGTTGGCATCGTGAAAGGCCAGGCGCTGCTGGATCTGTGCTACGCGGAAGACGCCGGCGCCGAGGTGGACCTGAACGTGGTCCTGACTTCAACCGGCGAGTTTATTGAACTCCAAGGCTCCGGCGAAGAAGCCACCTTCACGGAGAGCCAACTCGCGCAGATGATCGATCTCGCGAAAACCGGATTGCGCCAACTGTTCGAACGCCAGGGGACGGCGCTCAAAGCCAGGAACGGCACGGAGTGGGTCGGCCGTTGA
- a CDS encoding polyphosphate polymerase domain-containing protein, whose amino-acid sequence MSPSIHTRENREFATEIKFLIDPAAAGKILDWARANLAPDPQAGGDSLDTYQITSLYFDTEQYDVFHRRGSFGRSKYRIRRYDLGEVAFLERKLKTRGLLTKRRTIVKLGELERLSEPGSGRDWAGHWFHQRLLARQLRLVCQITYRRTARVAMTNHGPIRLTMDERICARPATGLAFNDAGESTALSESRIILELKYRVEMPALFRPMVESFELTPQPVSKYRLAAAALGLVADFAPPPETSAPSVPTLCALG is encoded by the coding sequence ATGTCTCCATCCATCCACACCCGGGAAAACCGCGAATTCGCCACGGAAATTAAGTTCCTGATCGATCCTGCCGCCGCCGGCAAGATTCTGGATTGGGCGCGGGCCAATCTGGCTCCGGATCCGCAGGCGGGGGGCGACTCGCTCGACACGTATCAAATCACGAGCCTTTACTTCGACACCGAGCAATACGACGTGTTCCACCGGCGCGGTTCGTTTGGCCGGAGCAAGTATCGCATTCGACGCTACGATCTCGGCGAAGTGGCATTCCTGGAGCGAAAACTGAAGACCCGAGGTCTCCTCACCAAGCGCAGAACGATCGTCAAACTTGGCGAATTGGAGCGGCTGTCCGAGCCGGGTTCGGGGCGGGATTGGGCGGGGCATTGGTTTCACCAGAGACTTCTGGCGCGGCAGCTCCGGCTCGTGTGCCAGATCACGTATCGGCGCACGGCGCGCGTCGCGATGACGAATCACGGCCCGATCCGGCTCACGATGGACGAGCGGATCTGTGCGCGGCCTGCGACCGGCCTTGCCTTCAACGACGCCGGGGAAAGCACGGCGCTGTCGGAGAGCCGGATCATTCTCGAACTGAAATATCGAGTGGAAATGCCGGCGCTTTTCCGACCGATGGTGGAGAGTTTTGAACTCACGCCTCAGCCGGTTTCCAAGTATCGCCTGGCCGCGGCCGCCCTTGGTCTGGTCGCGGATTTTGCGCCGCCGCCGGAGACCTCGGCGCCATCCGTCCCAACTTTATGCGCGCTGGGCTGA
- a CDS encoding histidine phosphatase family protein produces the protein MDAPTRLFLIRHAEVEERYQRVFGGRIDMDLSPLGHEQAGKLAAYLRRTPFDAIYASPMKRVQQTVEKLFAAQHARPRFLEELREVDFGSWTGLTWEDVKVRFGISAFQWLDQLDRGLMAGAESAGGFRERIEQALREILRAAPGRSIGVVCHGGVIRMMLAILLDIPLVKMSGFDIDYASLTVVDCFPHKTEVQILNFAPWRDIP, from the coding sequence ATGGACGCTCCGACGCGACTTTTTCTGATTCGCCACGCCGAGGTGGAAGAGCGTTACCAGCGCGTCTTTGGCGGCCGAATCGACATGGATCTCTCCCCGTTGGGACACGAACAAGCCGGGAAACTGGCGGCCTATCTTCGGCGCACTCCCTTCGACGCGATCTACGCCAGCCCGATGAAGCGCGTCCAACAAACCGTCGAAAAGCTCTTTGCGGCCCAGCATGCGCGCCCGCGTTTCCTGGAGGAACTTCGCGAAGTGGATTTCGGATCCTGGACTGGGTTGACCTGGGAAGATGTCAAAGTCCGGTTCGGCATCAGCGCTTTCCAATGGCTCGATCAATTGGATCGCGGTCTCATGGCCGGCGCGGAGTCCGCCGGAGGGTTTCGCGAGCGAATCGAGCAGGCGTTGCGGGAAATTCTCCGGGCCGCGCCAGGCCGGTCGATCGGAGTGGTTTGCCACGGCGGAGTCATTCGCATGATGCTGGCGATTCTTCTGGATATCCCGCTCGTCAAGATGTCGGGCTTCGACATCGATTACGCCAGCCTGACCGTGGTGGATTGCTTCCCGCACAAGACGGAAGTGCAGATTCTGAATTTCGCGCCCTGGCGGGATATCCCGTGA
- a CDS encoding spore coat protein CotH, with protein MKTQKPASIVLLQSFRTICFALFTSVSFSLPAQESPSPRATNPDQAASQESGAAPNVQGSQPEGRGGRGGLGRGGQGGPGFGGFGGGPQQTKLVPQFDKDGDKRLNAEERKAAREFLQTRRAQGRGPGGRGGFGPGMMLAPQVVSQGDKNGDQKLSKDEFRALAEAWFDKMDTEAAGKLNQEKFVEKFSEVLPPPQGFGGRRAGPTEGDPPLRRGRPGDAPDQPRTEAAAPSQPPAASTPGAAQTSRPDASANAPEGRRGDGAPRGQPGRGGGGRGGFGPGGFGPAAFVAPGLFTAADANKDDALTRAEFKGAFEKWFAEWDADKSGLLDEERIREGLNVSLPRPNFGGPGGFGGRGRGGNQGPPPPGPRLTPADVKFVPDQTPLYDSFTLRTLFLEFENADWEKELADFYHTDVEVPAKLRVDGRTYREVGVHFRGTTSYMSVGEGQKRSLNLSLDFVHGKQDLHGYTTLNLLNSHSDPTFLRTVLYNHIAREFIPAPRANYVRVVINGESWGTYVNSQQFNKEFLKDWFGSSKGARWKMLGNQRGQGRFNYLGEDVAEYKRLYEIKSKDDPKAWADLIKLCRVLDQTPPDKLEEAIAPLLDIDGILKFLALDNVLINSDGYWVRTGDWNVCQDAKGRFHIVPNDANETFAPPNGPGFGGGGPGFGGGRGGQGELRVEGVKLDPLAGIDDPDKPLLHKLLAVPSLRERYLGFVRAIAETWLDWNKLSPLVQQYQAVIAEDVTTDTHKLYPTEAFAKGVTEDMDEPGFRGPRRSLSLKSFADQRREYLLSYEPKN; from the coding sequence ATGAAGACCCAAAAACCGGCGAGCATCGTCTTGCTTCAGAGTTTCAGAACCATTTGCTTCGCTTTATTTACCTCTGTTTCCTTCTCTCTGCCGGCGCAGGAAAGCCCGTCGCCGCGAGCGACCAATCCAGATCAGGCAGCCAGCCAGGAGTCCGGGGCCGCCCCGAACGTCCAGGGTTCCCAGCCGGAAGGACGCGGCGGGCGTGGCGGTTTGGGCCGGGGCGGGCAGGGCGGGCCTGGATTTGGCGGCTTCGGCGGCGGGCCGCAACAAACCAAGTTGGTGCCCCAATTCGACAAGGACGGCGACAAACGTCTCAACGCCGAAGAACGCAAAGCGGCTCGCGAGTTTCTTCAAACTCGGCGCGCTCAAGGGCGCGGCCCTGGCGGTCGAGGCGGTTTTGGTCCCGGCATGATGCTGGCGCCGCAAGTCGTTTCCCAGGGGGACAAGAATGGGGATCAGAAACTGAGCAAGGACGAATTCCGCGCGTTGGCCGAGGCGTGGTTCGATAAGATGGATACAGAGGCAGCCGGGAAATTGAACCAGGAAAAATTTGTCGAGAAATTCAGCGAAGTCCTTCCACCGCCTCAGGGATTCGGCGGACGAAGAGCTGGGCCGACCGAGGGAGATCCTCCACTTCGACGAGGCCGGCCGGGCGATGCGCCAGATCAACCTCGAACCGAAGCCGCGGCCCCCTCCCAACCTCCAGCCGCCAGCACTCCCGGCGCCGCTCAAACCTCGCGTCCCGACGCTTCGGCCAACGCGCCGGAGGGTCGCCGCGGCGATGGCGCTCCGCGCGGCCAGCCTGGACGCGGAGGTGGCGGACGCGGCGGATTCGGCCCGGGTGGGTTCGGACCGGCCGCATTTGTTGCGCCCGGCCTGTTCACCGCCGCGGATGCGAACAAGGACGACGCGCTAACTCGCGCCGAGTTCAAGGGCGCGTTTGAGAAATGGTTCGCTGAATGGGACGCCGACAAAAGCGGCTTGCTCGATGAGGAGAGAATCCGCGAAGGCCTGAACGTTTCGTTGCCTCGGCCGAACTTCGGCGGGCCGGGCGGTTTCGGAGGCCGCGGTCGCGGCGGCAATCAAGGTCCGCCACCGCCGGGGCCAAGATTGACGCCGGCGGACGTGAAATTCGTCCCGGACCAGACTCCGCTTTACGACTCCTTCACGTTGCGAACGTTGTTCCTCGAATTTGAAAACGCGGATTGGGAGAAGGAACTCGCCGACTTCTATCACACGGATGTCGAAGTGCCGGCGAAGTTGCGGGTGGATGGCCGGACGTATCGCGAGGTTGGCGTCCATTTCCGGGGCACGACCTCCTACATGTCGGTCGGCGAAGGCCAGAAGCGGTCCTTGAATCTCTCGCTCGATTTCGTGCATGGCAAACAAGACCTGCACGGCTACACCACGCTCAACCTGCTCAATTCGCATTCCGATCCGACGTTTCTGCGGACAGTTCTTTACAATCACATCGCCCGCGAATTCATCCCCGCGCCTCGGGCCAACTACGTGCGGGTCGTGATCAACGGCGAAAGTTGGGGCACTTATGTGAACTCGCAGCAGTTTAACAAAGAGTTCCTCAAAGATTGGTTCGGTTCGTCCAAAGGCGCGCGCTGGAAAATGCTCGGCAACCAGCGCGGACAGGGCCGGTTCAATTATCTGGGGGAAGACGTGGCCGAGTACAAACGCCTCTATGAAATCAAGAGCAAGGACGATCCCAAAGCGTGGGCCGATCTGATCAAACTTTGCCGCGTGCTCGACCAAACCCCGCCTGACAAACTGGAGGAAGCGATCGCGCCGCTCCTCGACATCGATGGCATCCTGAAGTTCCTCGCCCTGGACAATGTCCTGATCAACAGCGACGGCTATTGGGTCCGCACGGGCGATTGGAACGTTTGCCAGGATGCCAAAGGCCGTTTCCACATTGTTCCGAATGACGCCAATGAAACTTTCGCGCCCCCCAACGGCCCCGGATTCGGCGGCGGCGGACCGGGCTTTGGCGGTGGCCGTGGCGGTCAGGGGGAATTGAGAGTCGAAGGCGTCAAGCTGGATCCGCTCGCGGGCATTGACGATCCGGACAAGCCGCTGCTGCACAAACTCCTCGCGGTGCCCTCGCTGCGCGAACGCTACCTCGGTTTTGTTCGGGCCATCGCCGAGACCTGGCTCGATTGGAACAAACTCAGCCCGCTGGTCCAGCAATATCAAGCCGTGATTGCCGAGGACGTGACGACGGACACGCACAAGCTTTATCCGACGGAGGCGTTCGCAAAAGGCGTCACGGAAGACATGGATGAGCCCGGCTTTCGCGGTCCACGCCGGAGCTTGAGCTTGAAAAGCTTTGCCGACCAACGCCGCGAGTACTTGCTGAGTTACGAGCCTAAGAACTGA